TGTTCAGGACCGACGTCGTGACCGTCACGCGTCCTTTGTCCGTAAACTTGATGGCGTTGCCAATCAGGTTGCTGAGGATCTGGTTGATCCGAACCGGGTCACTGCGCAGCGCCGGAGGCAGGTCCGTATCGGTGTAAAATCCCAGATGCACAGAGCCTTCTTCGACGCGGACCTGAAACAGTTTGTGCAACATGTCCAACGTACTGCGCAGGTCGAAGTCGACCTCTTCAATGGAAAGTTTGCCGGCCTCGATCTTCGAGAAATCCAGGATGTCGTTGATCACCACCAGCAGGTTTTCGGCCGAATCGTAGATCGAACGGGCGTACGCGTCCAGTTCCTGGTCGAGCGTTGCCCGGCACAACAGCCGCGAAAATCCCAGAATGGCGTTCATCGGGGTGCGAATCTCGTGGCTCATGTTGGCCAGAAATTCCTGTTTGAGACGGGCGGCCTCCTCGGCCACGTCTTTGGCCTGAACCAGTTCGTTGTGCACGATGATTTGCTCAGTAACGTCCTGCACGGTGCAGATCAGTCGTTTGCCGGCCCCGGGCTGGCGCGGCGGCACCACACTGCCCCGCAGGTGTACGTGTTTCAGGTGGCCGCGGGGCATCAAGAGCCGGAATTCCGTTGAAAACGGCTTGCCACCTTCCCGAAACTCGGCGCGCAGCACGTCGAACTGATCCCGCTCGGCCGGATGAATGTACTGGCGCACGACGTCCATCGGTTGAGGGCCGTCGCGCACATCGAGCTCAAAAATCCGAAACAGTTCTTCCGACCATTGCACCCGCTGCGTAGCCAGGTTCAGCTCCCAACTCCCGATTTTCCCCAGGGCCTGGGCTTCTTTCAGGTTTTCTTCGCTCTCTTTCAACGCTTTTTGCGCCAGAATGGCCTCCGTTACGTCCTGCGCAAAGCCGATGACCTCGTCGCCGTTCAACGTATTTTTGTACGACCAATAGCGCACGTGTCCGGCTTTGGTCAGGATGGAAACCACACCCCGGTCCGTTTTCTGCGCGGTGATCCGCTTTAGGTAAGCCTCAAATTCCGGGTGATAGACGGGCATCATAAACTCCCGGATGTTTCGGCCAACCATTTCCGAATACTGATAATTCAGCTCATCCAGCATGGTTTTGTTGACGTGCACCAAGGTTCCTTCCAGGTCGTGAATGCCCAGCAGCGCCAGGCCATGTTCGACCACGTTGCGGTACTGCGCCTCGCTTTTCTGAATGGCCCGGAGGTTCTCCTGATTGGCCAGGATGTTGCTGATCCACGACCCCATGATCCGCATCGTGCGGCGGTCTTCTTCGGTAAACGGATGCTGGCGGGGGCGGGGGCTCGAAAAATTTAGCGTTCCGAACACTTGGCCGTTCACGTGCAGCGGAATGCCGATGTAGGCCTCCAACCGGAACGTAGTGTAACAAGGATGGGACGCCCACGGCGACTGGGCCATCTTCTCGATGGCCTGCACATCGTCGCTGGCCAGGGTGATGTCGCAGTAGGTATTGCGGCGGTCGAACGTCTTTCCCTTCATCGGTACCCCTTCGAAGTGGTAGCTGTTCAGCACCGTATACTGAGGACCTTCGACCCGGCTGATGATGCCGATGTCCATGTGAAATAAGTTGGTGGCGATCTGCACAATCGCGTCCAACTGCGCCTCAGAATCACCGGAGTTGACGGCCGATATCTCGTACAGCATACGAAACCGCTCCGCGTTATCTATCTGAGGACCATGCGTTTGTGGTTCTCCTGAATTTCTCATAACGTACTGTTCTCCTCTCTGCAACCCTCTGGACGAAAGCTCTCCACTCCATCGCCTAAGCCACAAGGGTCTTCTTCCTAATGTAAAGGTTTACCGCCAGGAATTCACCCAAAAACTTCTTAGTTTATATTTTATAACGAATAATCACATCTTTATATCTAGACTATCTTTCGATTAACCGAACCAGGCACCCCCAACGGCCTTACTATGTCCTTGCACCTTAGCCCATGCGCTTTGCCGGTCCTCTAGGGTATTCATTACTTTTCGCGCGTTGACCTCTGTTTACTCCTACGTTTATGCAAAGACTAGCCACCAGTCTTGCCCGCTACATCCACCCCCAACCGGACGATCTGGAAAAAATCGTCTCCCGTTTCCGGCACAAAGTCCTCAAGAAAGGTCGTTTTCTGATCCGCGGCGGACAGATCAGCCAGGAGTTTCTGTTCATTGAAACGGGGTGCCTGCGGGTGTTCTGGCAACAGGCTGACCGGGAAGTAACGGGGTGGTTTGCATTTGAGGACGAATTTTTCTGCGAGCTGAGCAGCTTCCTGCCGCAACGGCCTTCCGTCTACGGCGTGCAGGCGCTGGAAGACACCGCCCTCCTTGTGCTCAGCCGGGCAGAGATGGAGCAACTGTTCCGGGAAGTTCCCGTATTTGAAACGTTCGTGCGCAAATTCTGGGAGCAAATCATTACCCATCTGGTGGAGAGCATCATCTCGTTCCAAACCGAAACTGCCGAAAAACGCTACGAAAAAGCGCTGCAGCACCCAAAACTGATCCAGCGCGTTCCCCTCAAATACCTCTCCTCTTACCTCGGCATTACACCGTCTTCACTCAGCCGCTTGCGCAAGCCCAGGTGACGAACTTGCCATTTGGCAATTTTAAGCGCGCGTGGGGTCGTTACTTTTGCCTCGCTATCAACGCCGGTAGCTTCATCACGCAAAAGTCAACCATGAAACACCTGAGTACCCTGCCCCACCCGGAAACGGAGGCGCTTCTCGCATTGATGGACCAGTTCGTCACCCTCTGGAACCGCAAAGATCCGGCACAGTTCGGCACGCTCTTTACCGAGGAGGCGGAGTTTGTGGACATCGTGGGGCAGATTGCCCGCGGGCGAGACGCGATTGTGGCGCAGCACCGGTTTCCCTTCGCGGTGGTGAACAAACTGGCGGTACTGCGCCTGCATGAGTTGTACATGCGGCCCCTTGCGCCCCACCTCGTGCTGATTTCAGCCCACTGGGTGCTGAACGGGAGCACTACGCCCGACGGCAAACCCCTACCGCCCCGGGCCGGTGTGCTGCAGGTGATTTGCCGATGCGAACAGGGAGACTGGCAGATTACGCTGGTCCATAACACCGATACCTCCGGGGTGCCCAAAGGCGTCCCCACCACGGAGCTGCGCTTTTTTGAGTAGCCGAATCGTCACGCCCCATCTGCTCCGTCGATTCGGTTACAACTCCGCTCGTTTTGGTTACAACCGGCGATCTGCCCCGGTGGACCTTTGCTGTGTTACCAAAACGAAATATCATGACACAGCAACAGAACCCTGCGGACACCGGCGCAACGCCCGGAGCCGCTAAGGAGCATAAAGTATGGTTCATCACCGGTACCTC
This region of Catalinimonas alkaloidigena genomic DNA includes:
- a CDS encoding Crp/Fnr family transcriptional regulator; this translates as MQRLATSLARYIHPQPDDLEKIVSRFRHKVLKKGRFLIRGGQISQEFLFIETGCLRVFWQQADREVTGWFAFEDEFFCELSSFLPQRPSVYGVQALEDTALLVLSRAEMEQLFREVPVFETFVRKFWEQIITHLVESIISFQTETAEKRYEKALQHPKLIQRVPLKYLSSYLGITPSSLSRLRKPR
- a CDS encoding YybH family protein, coding for MKHLSTLPHPETEALLALMDQFVTLWNRKDPAQFGTLFTEEAEFVDIVGQIARGRDAIVAQHRFPFAVVNKLAVLRLHELYMRPLAPHLVLISAHWVLNGSTTPDGKPLPPRAGVLQVICRCEQGDWQITLVHNTDTSGVPKGVPTTELRFFE